The proteins below are encoded in one region of Antennarius striatus isolate MH-2024 chromosome 7, ASM4005453v1, whole genome shotgun sequence:
- the LOC137599443 gene encoding uncharacterized protein: MNCSVKKPEEEEEEEEETTWRDKPLHGMYYRQIEEVAGIKKTYQWLNKAGLTDSTEALIMAAQEQALSTRAIEANIYHSRSDPRCRLCKEAPESVQHVVAGCKMLASSAYMERHNQVAVIVYRNICTQYGLEVPKSQWDIPPKVVENGKAKILWDFSFQTDKQLLANKPDIVVMDKEQKRAVVIDVAIPADANIRKKKHEKIAHP; encoded by the coding sequence atgaactgctcagtgaagaaacctgaggaggaagaagaggaggaggaggagacgacatggagggacaagcccctacacggcatgtactaccgtcagatagaggaagtggctggtatcaagaagacctaccaatggctgaataaagctggactgacggacagcacagaggcactgatcatggcagcacaagaacaggccctgagtacaagggcaatagaggccaatatctaccacagtagatctgacccaaggtgcaggctatgtaaagaagccccagagtcagtccagcatgtggtagcggggtgtaagatgctcgccagctcagcatacatggaaaggcacaaccaagtagctgtgatagtgtacaggaacatctgtacccagtatggactagaagtacccaaatcccaatgggacataccaccgaaggtggttgagaacggcaaggctaagatcctgtgggacttcagcttccagaccgacaaacagctactggctaacaaaccggacatagtggtgatggacaaagagcagaagagagcagtggtgatagatgtggcgattccagctgacgccaacatcaggaagaagaaacacgaaaagattgcacacccttag